Proteins co-encoded in one Quercus robur chromosome 8, dhQueRobu3.1, whole genome shotgun sequence genomic window:
- the LOC126696095 gene encoding uncharacterized protein LOC126696095 has product MASFSPLVAILNQNKLTGSNYVDWKRNLDIVLTAEEHKCSFEEKQRYDHWQKSNEMAKCYILASISNILQHQMQDVELASDIMLSLKEMFGEQGHFARKETMRQIYNTKMAEGTSVREHCLRMISHLNTLEFLGADIDGESQVDMILQSLLESFKEFRLNYNMNKKIYMLSELMNELVAAEGILGTSSVDVNMAEAFTFQLKLKGKGKRKKNKDFTKQDGKQIALGVANKGKKKDYTKGKCFHCGEKGH; this is encoded by the exons ATGGCATCTTTTAGCCCACTTGTTgctattcttaatcaaaacaaactgacTGGATCCAATTATGTTGATTGGAAAAGAAACTTGGACATTGTTCTCACTGCTGAAGAGCACAA ATGCTCCTTTGAGGAAAAACAACGATATGATCATTGGCAGAAATCTAATGAGATGGCCAAATGCTATATCCTAGCATCTATCTCAAATATTCTACAACATCAAATGCAAGATGTAGAACTAGCTTCGGACATAATGCTAAGTCTGAAGGAAATGTTTGGTGAGCAAGGCCATTTTGCAAGGAAAGAAACTATGAggcaaatttataataccaaaatggcTGAAGGCACTTCAGTAAGGGAGCATTGTCTTAGGATGATCTCTCATCTGAATACACTGGAGTTTTTAGGTGCCGATATTGATGGAGAATCCCAAGTGGATATGATACTCCAGTCACTACTAGAATCATTCAAGGAATTCAGACTTAATTATAACatgaacaaaaagatttatatgttgtctgaattaatgaatgaattggTGGCGGCGGAAGGCATTCTTGGTACATCTAGTGTTGATGTTAATATGGCTGAAGCTTTTACTTTTCAACTTAAGTTGAAAGGCAAGGgtaaaaggaagaagaataagGACTTTACCAAGCAAGACGGTAAACAAATTGCTTTAGGAGTTGCCAACAAGGGAAAGAAGAAGGACTACACTAAAGGAAAGTGTTTCCATTGTGGTGAGAAAGGTCATTAG
- the LOC126696097 gene encoding uncharacterized protein LOC126696097, whose protein sequence is MSSRDETSNREGREESSLMLQAMQQQFEHMNVVFNDIRDRMDRQDAVIASLREEHPQRAPNARRQERRVCVDDSDAYHEDEFEDEEDQVSLNNEGRFVSRGERRGRGFRRDPRWQDGTDRNLGNIKMKIPSFQGKNDPEVYLEWEKKVEFIFECHNYSEEKKVKLAVIEFTNYALIWWDQLVMNKMRNYDRPIETWEEMKATMRRRFVPSHYYMNLYQKLQSLTQGYRSVDDYHKEMEIAMIQANVEEDREATMARFLNGLNRDMANVVELQHYVELEDMVHMAIKVERQLKRKGTRSFQNPSSSTSWRSNGRKDEGAIFKSKTEPPKRRDEAPNVNKGKNEYQTRNCDIKCFRCLGVGHIASQCPNTRTMIIGVDGEVETESEEDDDQMPSLEDACDNNVEYLVKSESLVARRALSAQVKEDDMEQQRENIFHTRCHINNKVCSMIIDGGSYTNVASTTLVEKLNLPTLKYPRPYKLQLLNDYGEVKEYEDVFANDVPSGLPPIRGIKHQIDFVPGATIPNRPAYRSNPKETKELHRQFEELLTKGHGYQQHYGKV, encoded by the exons atgtcTTCCAGGGACGAAACATCAAATAGGGAAGGAAGGGAGGAGTCATCCCTCATGTTGCAGGCTATGCAACAACAGTTTGAGCACATGAACGTGGTGTTTAATGATATTCGGGATCGGATGGATAGGCAAGACGCTGTTATTGCTTCTTTGCGTGAGGAGCATCCCCAAAGAGCCCCTAATGCTAGAAGGCAAGAAAGGCGTGTGTGCGTGGATGATTCTGATGCCTACCATGAGGATGAGTTTGAAGATGAAGAGGATCAAGTTTCATTGAACAATGAGGGCAGGTTTGTGTCAAGGGGAGAAAGACGTGGTAGAGGTTTCCGAAGAGATCCAAGATGGCAAGATGGGACTGACAGAAACCTAGgaaacatcaaaatgaagatACCATCCTTCCAAGGAAAAAATGATCCAGAAGTGTACTTGGAGTGGGAGAAGAAGGTGGAGTTCATCTTTGAGTGCCACAACTACTCCGAGGAGAAAAAGGTAAAACTAGCTGTGATTGAGTTTACTAACTATGCTCTTATATGGTGGGATCAACTTGTGATGAACAAAATGAGAAACTATGACAGGCCTATTGAGACGTGGGAGGAAATGAAGGCCACCATGAGGAGGCGGTTTGTCCCTAGTCACTACTATATGAACTTGTATCAAAAATTACAAAGCCTTACTCAAGGCTATAGGAGCGTGGATGACTACCACAAGGAGATGGAGATTGCCATGATTCAGGCTAATGTAGAGGAGGATAGAGAAGCTACTATGGCAAGGTTTCTGAATGGGCTGAATCGGGACATGGCCAACGTGGTGGAGTTGCAGCACTACGTGGAGTTGGAGGACATGGTGCACATGGCAATAAAAGTGGAACGACAgcttaaaaggaaaggaactcgGTCATTTCAAAATCCGAGCTCCTCTACTTCATGGAGGTCAAATGGGAGGAAAGACGAAGGGGCTATCTTCAAATCCAAAACTGAACCACCAAAAAGGAGAGATGAAGCTCCCAATGTCAACAAAGGTAAAAATGAATACCAAACTCGTAATTGTGATATTAAGTGTTTTCGTTGTTTGGGAGTAGGTCATATCGCTTCACAATGCCCAAATACGAGGACCATGATCATAGGTGTTGATGGAGAAGTGGAAACTGAAAGTGAGGAAGATGATGACCAGATGCCATCATTGGAGGATGCTTGTGACAATAATGTAGAGTATCTAGTGAAGAGTGAGTCACTTGTGGCTAGGCGTGCTTTAAGTGCCCAAGTTAAAGAGGATGACATGGAACAACAAAGGgagaatatttttcacactagatgccacatcaacaataaGGTATGTAGTATGATCATTGATGGGGGGAGTTATACTAATGTGGCTAGCACTACTTTAgttgaaaaattgaatttacctACCTTGAAATACCCTAGACCATATAAGTTGCAGTTGTTGAATGATTATGGAGAGGTTAAG GAATATGAGGACGTGTTTGCTAACGATGTGCCTAGTGGATTGCCACCTATTCGAGGAATAAagcatcaaattgattttgtgcCAGGTGCGACAATTCCTAACCGACCAGCCTATAGGAGTAATCCGAAGGAGACAAAGGAACTTCATAGGCAATTTGAGGAGTTGCTGACCAAAGGACAT GGCTATCAACAACATTATGGTAAAGTATAG